Proteins from a single region of Thermodesulfobacteriota bacterium:
- the aroA gene encoding 3-phosphoshikimate 1-carboxyvinyltransferase, with translation MKEITPARFVDATVSVPGSKSITQRALIAAALADGVSSLHGPLASEDTAHLVTALRAFGVAIEQEPQLWRVHGQGGRLTAPAEAIYLGNNGTATRFLTSVAALSSGTVTITGDERMAQRPIGPLLRALAGWGVDIRSLRGTGCPPLEIRAQGLAGGRTVLPAGRSSQYLSSLLLVAPCARTASELVVEGEVLSRPYVAMTCAVMAQFGVQVQAGPAFDLFRIEPASYRAQDYCIEGDASSASYFWAAAAVSGGRVTVANVPEPSLQGDAAFTRLLARMGCRVMHEGRGVTVFGPPVLRGIDVDMGDWPDVVPTLAVVAARARGRTVIRNVAHLRIKESDRLHAMAVELGKLGVRVEELPDGLVIEGSAGGATPLAGATIETYNDHRIAMSFAVASLFVPGVRITGDACVAKSFPDFWSRFEEACRE, from the coding sequence ATGAAGGAGATCACCCCTGCCCGCTTCGTCGACGCCACCGTGTCGGTGCCTGGCTCCAAGAGCATCACCCAGCGGGCCCTGATCGCTGCCGCCCTGGCGGACGGGGTCTCCAGCCTGCACGGCCCCCTGGCCAGCGAGGATACCGCCCATCTGGTAACCGCGCTCCGGGCCTTTGGGGTCGCCATTGAGCAGGAGCCGCAGCTGTGGCGGGTGCACGGTCAGGGGGGCCGTTTAACGGCTCCGGCCGAGGCGATTTACCTCGGCAACAACGGTACCGCCACCCGCTTTCTGACCTCGGTGGCGGCCTTGAGCTCAGGCACCGTCACCATCACCGGGGACGAACGGATGGCCCAGCGGCCCATTGGCCCCCTGCTGCGAGCCCTGGCCGGCTGGGGGGTGGACATCCGCTCGCTCCGGGGCACCGGTTGCCCGCCTCTGGAGATCCGCGCCCAGGGACTGGCCGGCGGCCGGACCGTGCTGCCGGCCGGCAGGAGCAGTCAGTACCTGTCCTCCCTCCTCCTGGTGGCGCCGTGCGCCCGGACGGCCTCGGAGCTGGTGGTGGAAGGGGAGGTTTTGTCCCGTCCCTACGTGGCCATGACCTGTGCGGTGATGGCGCAGTTCGGGGTGCAGGTGCAGGCCGGGCCCGCCTTCGACCTCTTCCGGATCGAGCCGGCCTCGTATCGGGCCCAGGACTACTGCATCGAGGGCGATGCCTCCAGCGCCTCCTACTTCTGGGCTGCGGCGGCGGTGAGCGGTGGCCGGGTGACTGTGGCCAACGTGCCGGAGCCGTCCTTGCAGGGCGACGCCGCCTTCACTCGCCTGCTGGCCCGGATGGGCTGCCGGGTGATGCACGAGGGCCGGGGGGTGACGGTGTTCGGGCCGCCGGTCCTGCGGGGGATCGATGTGGACATGGGGGACTGGCCGGATGTGGTCCCCACCTTGGCGGTGGTGGCAGCCCGGGCCCGGGGCCGGACGGTGATCCGGAATGTCGCCCACCTGCGGATCAAGGAAAGCGACCGCCTGCACGCCATGGCGGTGGAGCTGGGCAAGCTGGGGGTGCGGGTGGAGGAGCTGCCGGACGGCCTGGTGATCGAGGGCAGTGCCGGTGGTGCCACCCCCCTTGCCGGGGCGACCATCGAGACCTACAACGATCACCGCATTGCCATGAGCTTCGCGGTGGCCAGCCTCTTCGTGCCCGGGGTGCGGATCACCGGCGACGCGTGTGTGGCCAAGTCCTTCCCTGATTTCTGGTCGCGCTTCGAGGAGGCGTGCCGGGAATAG
- a CDS encoding shikimate dehydrogenase, whose amino-acid sequence MIPDSHTEVYAIIGQPVGHSLSPAMHNAAFRALGLNKLYVALAVRDLAPAVAGLRALGFAGVSVTVPHKQAILPLCDQLEPVAARIGAVNTLCLEAGRILGANTDWLGANRALAEVTALAGKRFCLLGSGGAARAVGFGLRAAGAQVVLASRSRERGEDLARQLEAEWCPLGQVGSLAADGLVNATSVGMAPRQEESPVPAALLDRFPVVMDIVYAPRQTRLLAEAGRAGCRTVDGLGMLLYQGVAQFELWTGLAAPVAVMRQALEDGLAARAAGV is encoded by the coding sequence ATGATCCCGGACAGCCATACCGAGGTCTACGCCATCATCGGCCAACCGGTGGGTCACTCCCTGAGCCCGGCCATGCACAACGCCGCCTTCCGGGCCCTGGGGCTCAACAAGCTCTACGTGGCCCTGGCGGTCCGTGACTTGGCGCCGGCAGTGGCCGGGCTGCGCGCCCTGGGATTTGCCGGCGTCTCGGTGACCGTGCCCCACAAACAGGCCATCCTCCCCTTGTGTGATCAGCTGGAGCCGGTGGCGGCGCGGATCGGCGCTGTCAACACGCTTTGCCTGGAGGCGGGGCGCATCCTGGGGGCCAACACCGACTGGCTGGGAGCCAATCGCGCCCTGGCCGAGGTCACGGCCCTGGCGGGCAAGCGCTTCTGCCTGCTGGGCTCGGGGGGAGCGGCGCGGGCGGTGGGCTTCGGACTCCGAGCCGCCGGCGCCCAGGTGGTCCTGGCCAGCCGCTCCCGGGAGCGGGGCGAGGATCTGGCCCGACAGCTGGAGGCCGAATGGTGCCCCCTGGGCCAGGTGGGGAGCCTGGCTGCCGATGGCCTCGTCAACGCCACCTCGGTGGGCATGGCGCCCCGGCAGGAGGAGAGCCCGGTGCCGGCAGCGCTCCTGGACCGTTTCCCGGTGGTGATGGATATCGTCTACGCACCCCGTCAGACCCGCCTGCTGGCCGAGGCCGGGCGGGCGGGCTGCCGCACCGTGGACGGTCTGGGCATGCTCTTGTATCAGGGCGTGGCTCAGTTCGAGCTCTGGACCGGTCTGGCGGCGCCAGTGGCGGTGATGCGCCAGGCCCTGGAGGACGGCCTCGCGGCCCGGGCGGCTGGGGTCTGA
- the aroD gene encoding type I 3-dehydroquinate dehydratase, with the protein MICVSIAEPTVPAALAAARAVQDRADLLEIRLDALDQPAVAPFVSGLARPLLFTNRPNWEGGASPLPDAQRLAPLHEAIALGAAYVDVELGCGEPVRQRLVQAAAGSATRVIVSWHDFASTPGQEALAAILRRQQATGASLGKVVTMACHHLDVLRVLGLQTEAAALGFPLIAFAMGPLGAISRLACLRLGSAMTYAAPTPERATAPGQLTVDALLALLAHFPS; encoded by the coding sequence ATGATCTGCGTCTCCATCGCCGAGCCGACGGTGCCCGCCGCCCTGGCGGCAGCCCGCGCGGTCCAGGACCGGGCGGACCTGCTGGAGATCCGCCTCGACGCCCTGGACCAGCCGGCGGTGGCGCCGTTCGTCTCCGGCCTTGCCCGGCCGCTCCTGTTCACCAACCGGCCCAACTGGGAAGGGGGGGCAAGCCCCTTGCCGGATGCCCAGCGGCTGGCGCCGCTCCATGAGGCCATTGCGCTGGGCGCGGCCTACGTGGATGTGGAGCTGGGATGCGGGGAGCCGGTGCGGCAGCGGCTGGTGCAGGCGGCGGCGGGCAGCGCCACCCGGGTCATCGTCTCCTGGCACGATTTTGCCAGCACCCCGGGCCAGGAGGCGCTGGCCGCCATCCTCCGCCGGCAGCAGGCCACCGGTGCCAGCCTGGGCAAGGTGGTGACCATGGCCTGCCACCATCTGGATGTGCTGCGCGTCCTCGGCCTGCAGACCGAGGCCGCCGCCCTGGGCTTTCCTCTCATTGCCTTTGCCATGGGGCCGCTGGGCGCCATCAGCCGCCTGGCCTGCCTGCGACTGGGCAGCGCCATGACCTATGCCGCGCCAACGCCGGAACGGGCCACCGCCCCTGGCCAGCTGACGGTGGATGCCCTCTTGGCGCTGCTGGCCCATTTCCCGTCATGA
- a CDS encoding 3-dehydroquinate synthase II, producing MDRPIWVAIDPWDKKLVTTALEGGADALVLPDGHAEEAKALGRITVVAPDGDLVPGRDVIIHTITGSADEDEIVRLARQQTVVVEAFDWTIIPLENLIARGAAVFTRVRSADEARTALGILEQGVAGVILAAESPGALKRDLASLKGMGGQVGLTCARVLRVRALGMGDRVCVDTCTNLRKGQGMLVGNSSQTLFLVHAETVENPYVATRPFRVNAGAVHAYIRVPGDRTRYLSELAAGDEVLAVDHTGRALPVVVGRVKIERRPLLLVEAEVEGTPCATILQNAETIRLTRPDGQPISVVELVAGDEILVAREAAGRHFGFQVQETIQER from the coding sequence ATGGACAGACCGATCTGGGTTGCGATCGACCCCTGGGACAAGAAGCTCGTCACCACCGCCTTGGAGGGTGGCGCTGATGCCCTGGTTCTGCCGGACGGCCACGCCGAGGAGGCCAAGGCCCTGGGCCGGATTACGGTGGTGGCCCCGGACGGCGACCTGGTGCCGGGCCGGGATGTGATCATCCACACCATCACCGGCAGCGCCGACGAGGACGAGATCGTGCGCCTGGCGCGGCAGCAGACCGTGGTGGTCGAGGCTTTCGACTGGACGATCATCCCGCTGGAGAACCTCATCGCCCGCGGGGCGGCGGTCTTCACCCGGGTCCGTTCCGCCGATGAGGCGCGTACCGCTTTGGGCATCCTGGAACAGGGGGTAGCCGGGGTGATCCTCGCCGCCGAAAGCCCGGGAGCCCTGAAGCGCGACTTGGCCAGCCTCAAGGGCATGGGCGGCCAGGTCGGCCTGACCTGCGCCCGGGTGCTCCGGGTCCGCGCCCTGGGGATGGGGGATCGGGTCTGCGTGGACACCTGCACCAACCTCAGGAAAGGGCAGGGGATGCTCGTGGGCAACTCCAGCCAGACCTTGTTTCTGGTGCATGCGGAGACGGTGGAGAACCCGTACGTGGCCACCCGGCCCTTCCGGGTCAATGCCGGCGCGGTGCACGCCTATATCCGGGTGCCGGGCGACCGGACCCGGTATCTGAGCGAGCTGGCGGCCGGCGACGAGGTGCTGGCCGTGGACCACACCGGCCGCGCCCTGCCGGTGGTGGTGGGCCGGGTGAAGATCGAGCGCCGGCCTTTGCTTCTGGTGGAGGCGGAGGTGGAAGGGACCCCCTGCGCCACCATCCTGCAGAACGCCGAGACCATTCGCCTCACCAGGCCGGACGGCCAGCCGATCTCGGTGGTGGAGCTCGTCGCTGGCGACGAGATCCTGGTGGCCCGGGAGGCGGCGGGTCGCCATTTCGGCTTCCAGGTCCAGGAGACGATCCAGGAGCGGTAG
- a CDS encoding 2-amino-3,7-dideoxy-D-threo-hept-6-ulosonate synthase has product MVGKQIRMERIFNRNTGKTIIVPMDHGVSIGPVQGLIDMKTTVNAMAAGGANAIVIHKGIVQAGHRGRGKDVGLIIHLSASTTLSPFPNAKTMVCTVEEAIRLGADAVSVHINIGDDTERDMLNDLGAAAGSALSWGIPLLAMMYPRGKNITNEYDVKLIRHAARLGAELGADIVKVPYTGDPDSFRTVIEGCHVPVVIAGGPKMTSDRDILEMVHGAMAAGSAGVSIGRNVFQHEDPARMIGAMSRIINRKASVDDALGYLASTGRR; this is encoded by the coding sequence ATGGTTGGCAAACAGATTCGCATGGAAAGGATCTTCAACCGCAATACCGGCAAGACCATCATCGTGCCCATGGATCACGGGGTGAGCATCGGCCCGGTGCAGGGCCTGATCGACATGAAGACCACCGTCAATGCCATGGCCGCCGGCGGTGCCAACGCCATTGTCATCCACAAGGGCATTGTCCAGGCCGGACACCGGGGCCGGGGCAAGGACGTCGGCCTCATCATCCACCTGTCGGCCAGCACCACCCTTTCCCCCTTCCCCAACGCCAAGACCATGGTCTGCACCGTGGAGGAGGCGATCCGCCTGGGTGCCGATGCCGTATCCGTGCACATCAACATCGGCGACGATACCGAGCGGGACATGTTGAACGACCTGGGGGCTGCGGCCGGCAGCGCCCTGTCCTGGGGCATCCCGCTGCTGGCCATGATGTACCCCCGGGGCAAGAACATCACTAACGAATACGACGTCAAGCTGATCCGCCACGCCGCCCGTCTGGGGGCGGAGCTGGGAGCCGACATCGTCAAGGTGCCCTACACCGGCGACCCGGACAGCTTCCGCACCGTGATCGAGGGCTGCCACGTGCCGGTGGTGATCGCCGGCGGCCCGAAGATGACCTCGGACCGGGACATCCTGGAGATGGTGCACGGGGCGATGGCCGCCGGCAGCGCCGGGGTGTCCATCGGCCGCAACGTCTTCCAGCACGAGGATCCTGCCCGGATGATCGGCGCCATGTCCCGGATCATCAACCGCAAAGCCAGCGTTGACGACGCCCTGGGCTACCTGGCCAGCACCGGCCGGCGGTAG
- the thpR gene encoding RNA 2',3'-cyclic phosphodiesterase: MPRLFVAIDLPKAAKEELAGLAQGLPGVHWVETEQLHLTLRFVGEVDDPMFRALRARLAEIQAPAFSLGLTGLGTFPPRGTPRVLWVGLTPVPELFALQAQIEAMVQAGGLPAEERPFTPHITLARLRPEEGHGQPGRRERFRPPRRERSRTAELVARLLARHQAFGSPPFPVAELHLYSSLLTPRGALHRREASYPLAEPPSSPETG, from the coding sequence ATGCCAAGACTGTTCGTGGCCATCGATCTGCCGAAGGCCGCCAAGGAAGAGCTGGCCGGCCTGGCCCAGGGGCTGCCCGGCGTCCACTGGGTGGAGACGGAGCAGCTGCATCTGACCCTGCGCTTCGTAGGCGAGGTGGACGACCCGATGTTCCGGGCGTTGCGGGCCCGGCTGGCCGAAATCCAGGCCCCGGCCTTCTCCCTGGGCCTGACCGGTCTTGGCACCTTTCCGCCCCGGGGCACCCCCCGGGTGCTGTGGGTGGGTCTGACGCCGGTGCCGGAGCTGTTCGCCCTGCAAGCCCAGATCGAGGCCATGGTGCAGGCCGGTGGCCTGCCAGCCGAGGAGCGACCGTTCACCCCCCATATCACCCTGGCCCGCCTGCGGCCAGAGGAAGGCCACGGGCAACCTGGCCGGCGGGAGCGCTTCCGCCCACCCCGCCGGGAGCGCAGCCGGACCGCGGAGCTGGTTGCCAGGCTCCTGGCGCGCCACCAGGCCTTCGGCAGCCCCCCCTTTCCAGTGGCGGAGCTCCACCTCTACTCGAGCCTCCTGACCCCCCGTGGCGCCCTGCACCGCCGAGAAGCCAGCTACCCCCTGGCCGAGCCCCCGTCCTCCCCGGAAACCGGCTGA
- a CDS encoding PilZ domain-containing protein — MGHTREHPRLATPPNMIVFRQVARRGRGELANISLGGLGMRTLDRTELGAIDMTFKLPATREPLAVTGEVVRVQERPSGELEVGIRFHLVNPPAREGISQFMAWARSSDR; from the coding sequence ATGGGCCATACACGTGAGCACCCCCGCCTGGCCACGCCACCCAACATGATCGTCTTCCGACAAGTCGCCCGCCGCGGCCGCGGCGAGCTGGCCAACATCTCCCTGGGTGGCCTGGGCATGCGCACCTTGGACCGGACCGAGCTGGGGGCCATCGACATGACCTTCAAGCTGCCAGCCACCCGGGAGCCCCTGGCCGTAACCGGCGAGGTGGTGCGGGTGCAGGAGCGGCCCTCGGGGGAGCTCGAAGTGGGGATCCGCTTCCATCTGGTCAATCCCCCGGCTCGGGAGGGTATCTCCCAGTTCATGGCCTGGGCGCGGTCCTCCGACCGATGA
- a CDS encoding FmdE family protein, with translation MPDFDEVVRFHGHACPGLALGFRVGLLALGRLGPRPRDEELVAVVENNSCAVDAIQVLTGCTFGKGNLIFRDLGKQVYTFFSRPQGEALRIVVSWQPPPESAAETEAWVRYAAGDRSPAVTDLVQQRKSRKLAAILAASEAELLTVRTVVADPPPPAVILPSRTCQRCGEQVMETRARVREGRIVCIPCAGEGRP, from the coding sequence ATGCCCGATTTCGACGAGGTGGTGCGCTTTCACGGCCATGCCTGCCCGGGGCTGGCCCTGGGCTTCCGGGTGGGGCTGCTGGCGCTCGGCCGGCTGGGTCCCCGGCCCCGGGACGAAGAGCTGGTGGCGGTGGTGGAGAACAATTCCTGCGCGGTGGACGCCATCCAGGTTCTCACCGGCTGCACCTTCGGCAAGGGCAACCTGATCTTCCGGGACCTGGGCAAGCAGGTCTACACCTTCTTCTCCCGCCCGCAGGGAGAAGCCCTCCGGATCGTGGTCTCCTGGCAGCCGCCTCCCGAGTCGGCGGCCGAGACCGAGGCCTGGGTCCGTTACGCCGCCGGTGACCGCTCGCCGGCGGTCACGGACCTCGTGCAGCAGCGCAAATCCCGGAAGCTGGCCGCCATCCTGGCCGCCAGCGAGGCCGAGCTGCTGACGGTCCGCACTGTGGTCGCCGACCCTCCCCCGCCCGCGGTCATCCTGCCCAGCCGCACCTGCCAGCGCTGCGGCGAGCAGGTCATGGAGACCCGCGCCCGGGTGCGGGAGGGCCGCATTGTTTGCATCCCCTGTGCCGGGGAGGGGCGGCCATAA
- a CDS encoding YbhB/YbcL family Raf kinase inhibitor-like protein, producing the protein MTDLVDRRHFPEALAAWGRRRWPGLPGLLLGLTLVVGPQLASGGEATLPGDRPPAPGSRTGAAATAPPEAVAVSPDLDRREKAMKLSLTTTAFVANGEIPEKHTCDDADQSPALTWAGVPAAAKSLVLVVDDPDAPAGTWTHWLLFNLPATEVGLAEGVPAKKELPNRARQGLNDFRRIGYGGPCPPRGKSHRYFFRLYALDSLLDLAPGATRSEVLSAIKGRILAQAELMGTYQRR; encoded by the coding sequence ATGACGGACTTGGTGGACAGACGGCATTTCCCCGAGGCCCTGGCAGCCTGGGGCCGGCGGCGCTGGCCGGGGCTGCCAGGCTTGCTCCTGGGCCTGACGCTGGTTGTCGGCCCTCAGCTGGCCTCCGGTGGCGAGGCGACCCTGCCCGGGGACCGGCCCCCTGCGCCCGGCTCCCGGACAGGTGCTGCCGCGACCGCTCCCCCGGAGGCGGTCGCGGTCAGTCCCGATCTGGACAGGAGGGAGAAGGCCATGAAGCTGAGCTTGACCACCACCGCCTTTGTCGCCAACGGAGAGATTCCCGAGAAGCATACCTGCGACGACGCCGACCAGTCGCCGGCCTTGACCTGGGCCGGGGTGCCGGCAGCAGCCAAGAGCCTGGTGCTGGTGGTGGACGACCCGGATGCGCCGGCCGGCACCTGGACGCACTGGCTGCTCTTCAACCTGCCGGCTACAGAGGTCGGGCTGGCGGAGGGGGTGCCGGCGAAGAAGGAGCTGCCCAACCGGGCCCGCCAGGGCCTCAACGACTTCCGGCGGATCGGCTACGGGGGGCCGTGCCCCCCCCGGGGCAAGTCTCACCGCTACTTCTTCCGGCTCTATGCCCTGGACAGCCTCCTGGATCTGGCCCCGGGTGCCACCCGGAGCGAGGTGCTGTCGGCCATCAAGGGCCGGATTCTCGCGCAGGCCGAGCTGATGGGCACCTACCAGCGCCGTTAG
- a CDS encoding outer membrane protein assembly factor BamD: MLPRTCPFGKPVAALVGLILLVALSGCATADRWWAEIWEDGERATPSAEAMADEGMEFFSQGSYYEAAKVFEDLKSSYPFHPLAMMAELKAADSHFYQEHYEEARSLYREFEERHPANEAMPYVLFQIAFSHAKQIGTIDRDTGAAAQAVQAFGRLLKTYPDSPYSAEAREGLAAARDHLASHEMYVVGFYVRTGSHTQAEARLESLLANYPDSTVAPLARDLLADLKAGNPPSRSWRSWLPGFSFSEMFTLSEWSLAPGASATSK, from the coding sequence ATGCTTCCGCGCACCTGTCCCTTTGGCAAGCCTGTTGCCGCCCTCGTCGGTCTCATCCTTCTGGTCGCCCTGTCCGGTTGCGCCACGGCGGATCGCTGGTGGGCCGAGATCTGGGAAGATGGGGAGCGGGCGACGCCATCGGCCGAGGCCATGGCCGACGAGGGCATGGAGTTCTTTTCCCAGGGCAGCTACTACGAGGCGGCCAAGGTCTTCGAGGACCTCAAATCCTCCTACCCGTTTCATCCCCTGGCCATGATGGCCGAGCTCAAGGCGGCGGACAGCCACTTCTACCAGGAGCACTACGAAGAGGCCCGCAGCCTCTACCGGGAATTCGAAGAGCGGCATCCGGCCAACGAGGCCATGCCCTACGTGCTCTTCCAGATCGCCTTCTCGCACGCCAAACAGATCGGGACAATCGATCGGGACACCGGCGCTGCGGCTCAGGCGGTCCAGGCCTTCGGCCGTCTCCTCAAGACCTATCCCGACTCGCCGTACAGTGCGGAGGCCCGGGAGGGGCTGGCCGCGGCTCGGGATCACCTGGCCAGCCATGAGATGTACGTGGTCGGCTTCTACGTACGCACCGGCAGCCACACCCAGGCCGAGGCCCGGCTCGAGTCCCTCTTGGCCAACTATCCCGACTCCACGGTGGCGCCCCTGGCCAGGGACCTGCTGGCCGACCTCAAGGCCGGCAACCCGCCGTCCCGCTCCTGGCGCTCCTGGCTGCCCGGCTTCTCCTTTTCGGAGATGTTCACCCTTTCCGAATGGTCCCTGGCCCCGGGGGCCAGCGCTACCAGCAAGTAG
- the trxB gene encoding thioredoxin-disulfide reductase codes for MTERVLDLVIIGGGPAGLTAGLYGARARLELVLLEKVGVGGQVLVTEWVDNYPGFPDGIAGPDLVERMRAQAERFGLAIRQAEVEGLDLTGPQPQIRLAEAETLACRSLIIASGARPTALGVPGEAELRGRGVSYCATCDGPFFRDREIVVVGGGDTAVQEAHFLTRFARRVTVVHRRDSLRAAKVLQERAVANDKIAFCWNSRVIRILGSTEVEGVELEAIPSGQRSILPADGVFVFIGIRPNNEFLPSGALAVDPWGFLITDAEMQTSVPGVFAAGDIRSKNVRQISTAVGEAAVAALAAEGHALARSVSPKTP; via the coding sequence ATGACGGAGCGGGTGCTCGACCTGGTCATCATCGGCGGCGGCCCGGCAGGGCTCACCGCTGGGCTCTACGGGGCGCGGGCCCGGTTGGAGCTAGTGCTTCTGGAAAAGGTCGGGGTGGGGGGCCAGGTCCTGGTCACCGAATGGGTGGACAACTACCCCGGTTTCCCGGACGGGATCGCCGGTCCCGATCTGGTGGAACGGATGCGGGCCCAGGCCGAGCGCTTCGGGCTCGCCATCCGGCAGGCCGAGGTGGAGGGCCTGGATCTGACCGGGCCGCAGCCGCAGATCCGGCTGGCCGAGGCCGAGACACTGGCCTGCCGCAGTCTGATTATCGCCAGCGGCGCCCGGCCAACCGCCCTGGGCGTGCCCGGCGAGGCCGAGCTGCGGGGCCGCGGCGTCTCCTATTGCGCCACCTGTGATGGCCCCTTCTTCCGGGACCGCGAGATCGTGGTGGTGGGCGGCGGCGACACGGCCGTCCAGGAGGCCCATTTCCTCACCCGTTTTGCCCGCCGAGTGACGGTGGTGCACCGGCGGGACAGCCTCCGGGCCGCCAAGGTCCTCCAGGAGCGGGCCGTCGCCAACGACAAGATCGCCTTTTGCTGGAACAGCCGCGTCATCCGGATCCTGGGCTCCACAGAGGTGGAAGGGGTGGAACTGGAGGCGATTCCCTCCGGCCAACGCTCCATCCTGCCGGCGGACGGGGTGTTCGTGTTCATCGGCATCCGCCCCAACAACGAGTTCCTGCCGTCCGGTGCGCTGGCCGTGGATCCGTGGGGCTTTCTCATCACCGACGCCGAGATGCAGACCAGTGTGCCGGGGGTGTTCGCCGCCGGGGACATCCGCAGCAAGAATGTTCGTCAGATCAGTACCGCGGTCGGCGAGGCGGCGGTGGCAGCCTTGGCCGCCGAAGGCCACGCTCTGGCCCGGTCTGTCTCCCCCAAGACCCCCTGA
- the trxA gene encoding thioredoxin encodes MAGKAVVVSDASFQAQVLDADLPTLVDFWAPWCGPCRAIGPVVEELADEYAGRIQIAKMNVDESPATPGKYSIRAIPTLILFKKGQVLEQVTGVVGKSALVAMLNKAL; translated from the coding sequence ATGGCAGGCAAGGCAGTCGTTGTCTCGGATGCAAGCTTCCAGGCCCAGGTTCTCGATGCCGACCTCCCCACCCTGGTGGACTTCTGGGCCCCGTGGTGTGGCCCCTGCCGGGCGATCGGGCCAGTGGTCGAGGAGCTGGCCGACGAGTATGCAGGCCGCATCCAGATCGCCAAGATGAATGTCGACGAGAGCCCGGCCACCCCAGGCAAGTACTCCATCCGGGCTATCCCCACCCTGATCCTGTTCAAGAAGGGGCAGGTGCTGGAGCAGGTTACCGGGGTGGTGGGCAAGAGCGCCCTGGTGGCCATGCTCAACAAGGCCCTGTAG
- a CDS encoding biotin carboxylase N-terminal domain-containing protein, whose protein sequence is MALKKRILVANRGEIALRIIRAIQELGHTAVALYETPDSEGLHIRSADEAVWLGDGPRVDYLNIDKVMKAAKKTKADAIHPGYGFLAENPALSRACEEAGIIFIGPTSEVIHNLGNKVIARRLMRDAGIPVVPGTEDLVHGEEGLMQARAFISQHGFPVMLKATAGGGGRGIRRLDSDAQLVAELPVARNEARAAFNDDSVYLEKMVDKPKHVEVQILADKFGKIVHLGSRDCSIQRRNQKLVEIAPSLVGDQEVVDRICATAVKAAQVAGYTNAGTVEFLFDRTTKQFYFMEINTRLQVEHTVSEMVTGIDIVRAQIKLALGRPLAFGQADINIRGYAIEMRINAEDPKNNFMPEGGKTVTVYRSPGGYGVRLDGFVYQGFTVPQVYDSLLVKLTVHGFSWNETVDRLRRCLRNFVIIGPRTTIPFYMNLVQDKDFRDGNFDTSYLDTHPHLLNYREHNVEVNKLASLIAEIHHKGFNPHGI, encoded by the coding sequence ATGGCCTTGAAGAAGAGAATCCTTGTCGCCAACCGCGGAGAGATCGCCCTCAGGATTATCCGGGCGATCCAGGAGCTGGGGCACACCGCCGTGGCCCTCTACGAAACGCCAGACAGCGAGGGCCTGCACATCCGCAGTGCCGATGAGGCGGTTTGGCTGGGGGACGGACCGCGGGTGGACTATCTGAATATCGACAAGGTGATGAAGGCGGCCAAGAAGACCAAGGCCGACGCCATCCACCCCGGCTACGGCTTTCTGGCCGAGAATCCGGCCCTGTCCCGAGCCTGCGAGGAGGCGGGCATCATCTTCATCGGCCCCACCTCCGAGGTGATCCACAACCTGGGCAACAAGGTGATCGCCCGCCGGCTGATGCGGGATGCCGGCATCCCGGTGGTGCCGGGCACCGAGGACCTGGTCCATGGCGAAGAAGGCCTGATGCAGGCCCGGGCCTTCATATCCCAGCACGGCTTTCCGGTCATGCTCAAGGCCACCGCCGGCGGCGGCGGCCGGGGCATCCGCCGGCTGGACAGCGACGCCCAGCTGGTCGCCGAGCTGCCGGTGGCGCGCAACGAGGCCCGGGCGGCCTTCAACGACGATTCCGTCTATCTGGAAAAGATGGTGGACAAGCCCAAGCATGTGGAGGTGCAGATCCTGGCCGACAAGTTCGGCAAGATCGTCCACCTGGGCTCCCGGGACTGCTCCATCCAGCGCCGCAACCAGAAGCTGGTGGAGATCGCACCCTCCCTGGTGGGGGACCAGGAGGTCGTCGACCGGATCTGCGCCACCGCCGTCAAGGCGGCCCAGGTGGCCGGCTACACCAACGCCGGCACCGTCGAGTTCCTGTTTGACCGCACCACCAAACAGTTCTACTTCATGGAGATCAACACCCGGCTGCAGGTGGAGCACACCGTCTCCGAGATGGTGACCGGCATCGATATCGTCCGCGCCCAGATCAAGCTGGCCCTGGGCCGTCCTCTCGCCTTCGGCCAGGCGGATATCAACATCCGCGGCTATGCCATCGAGATGCGGATCAATGCCGAGGACCCCAAGAACAACTTCATGCCTGAAGGCGGCAAGACGGTGACCGTCTACCGGTCGCCGGGTGGCTACGGCGTCCGTCTGGACGGCTTCGTCTACCAGGGCTTCACGGTGCCCCAGGTCTACGACTCGCTCCTGGTCAAGCTCACGGTGCACGGCTTCTCCTGGAATGAAACCGTGGACCGGCTGCGCCGCTGCCTCAGGAACTTCGTCATCATCGGCCCCAGGACCACCATCCCCTTCTATATGAATCTGGTCCAGGACAAGGACTTCCGGGACGGCAACTTCGACACCTCCTATCTCGACACCCACCCCCACCTCCTGAACTACCGGGAGCACAATGTCGAGGTGAACAAGCTGGCGAGCCTCATCGCCGAGATCCACCACAAGGGCTTCAACCCCCACGGCATCTGA